Proteins co-encoded in one Rhopalosiphum maidis isolate BTI-1 chromosome 2, ASM367621v3, whole genome shotgun sequence genomic window:
- the LOC113555065 gene encoding E3 ubiquitin-protein ligase PPP1R11: MEETNAAFHSSTTLVLRPQINDGQVVHLKLKKPKKSHKQVSWDAHTVDNEHLNKKKSKCCCIYEKPKKFGEPDTDENNDSDNDECASCVGSKKTHQLHKEENKIEEPKEDSC, translated from the coding sequence atggaAGAGACTAATGCAGCATTCCATAGTAGTACAACATTGGTGTTACGCCCACAAATAAATGATGGTCAAgtagtacatttaaaattaaagaaaccCAAAAAGAGTCACAAACAGGTTAGTTGGGATGCACACACTGTTGACAATGAGCACTTGAACAAGAAAAAGAGCAAATGTTGttgtatttatgaaaaaccaaaaaaatttgGAGAGCCCGATACAGACGAAAACAATGACAGTGACAATGATGAATGTGCCAGTTGTGTGGGTAGTAAAAAAACGCATCAACTGCATAAAGAGGAGAACAAAATCGAAGAACCTAAAGAAGATAgttgttaa
- the LOC113555064 gene encoding luc7-like protein 3, producing the protein MAVSAAAALLDELMGRNRNDGPNAQKKPVHWEDPEFCKYFMVKFCPHDLFVNTRADLGACPKVHCEEAKTQYNEASSRSKMQYEDEFVAFATSLLNDVDRRIEKGKQRLELMNKTETPVSHSNSQSQKNQEQIKLLSEKINGLVQEAEQMGTRGHVEEAQGLMKLCDQLKEERDTLRKQNESIHWSQTYELAAAQEKQMEVCEVCGAFLIVGDAQSRIDDHLMGKQHMGYARLKNAVNEIQEQRKKYVEEREKQREEERKKRMDRTRSNSKDIDRHSRDANIDKRSKSSRDRSHHKIDRKSERHERERRRSRSRSDRRSSNSHRHRGHNGNSRRDH; encoded by the exons atggcAGTATCGGCAGCTGCTGCGTTACTCGACGAACTTATGGGTAGAAATCGGAACGATGGTCCAAACGCTCAAAAGAAACCTGTGCATTGGGAAGATCCTgag ttttgtaAATACTTTATGGTTAAATTTTGTCCTCATGATCTGTTTGTCAATACTCGTGCTGATCTTGGAGCTTGTCCAAAAGTTCACTGCGAAGAAGCTAAAACGCAATATAATGAAGCTAGTAGCCGTTCTAAAATGCAATATGAAGATGAGTTTGTGGCATTTGCTACTAGTTTATTAAATGATGTCGATCGTCGTATTGAAAAAGGAAAACAAAGGTTGGAGCTTATGAATAAAACTGAAACG ccGGTGTCCCATTCTAATAGTCAAAGTCAGAAAAACCAAgagcaaattaaattattgtcagaaaaaattaatgggtTAGTGCAAGAAGCTGAACAAATGGGTACACGTGGTCATGTTGAAGAAGCTCAGGGACTTATGAAGCTTTGTGACCAATTAAAAGAAGAACGTGATACTTTGAGAAAACAAAATGAAAGCATTCATTGGTCACAA acGTATGAACTAGCTGCTGCTCAAGAAAAACAAATGGAAGTATGTGAAGTTTGTGGAGCTTTTTTAATTGTTGGTGATGCTCAGTCCCGTATTGATGATCATTTAATGGGAAAACAACACATGGGTTATGCTCGCTTAAAAAATGCAGTTAATGAAATACAAgagcaaagaaaaaaatatgtagaagAAAGAGAAAAACAACGTGaagaagaaagaaaaaaacgcATGGATCGAACTAG aagtAACTCTAAAGACATAGATAGACATAGTCGTGATGCTAATATTGACAAGAGATCTAAAAGCTCCAGAGACAGATCTCATCATAAAAttgatag AAAATCTGAAAGACATGAAAGAGAAAGACGAAGAAGTAGAAGCCGTAGTGATCGCCGTTCTTCTAATAGTCATAGGCATAGag ggcATAATGGCAACAGTCGTAGAGatcattag